In the Podospora bellae-mahoneyi strain CBS 112042 chromosome 4, whole genome shotgun sequence genome, one interval contains:
- a CDS encoding hypothetical protein (EggNog:ENOG503NU65; COG:C) — protein MSAQQSHTPQNATAETQTETNTPTRSTTVATMAPPPPDQLGPTTYVRSFISQPVTAAFMAGGVAGAVSRTVVSPLERLKILFQVQSAGRDAYKLSVGKALMKMWKEEGWRGFMRGNGTNCIRIVPYSAVQFGSYNFYKRRFFERHPDDSLTPLSRLTCGGIAGITSVTVTYPLDIVRTRLSIQSASFAELGERPKKLPGMWQTMAVMYKTEGGFPALYRGIVPTVAGVAPYVGLNFMVYEYVRQYLTLEGEQNPSHVRKLAAGAISGAVAQTCTYPL, from the exons ATGTCGGCGCAACAGTCTCACACACCCCAAAACGCGACAGCAGAAACACAAACCGAgaccaacacccccaccagGTCAACAACTGTTGCTACGAtggcgccaccaccaccagatcAGCTCGGCCCGACGACCTACGTTCGTTCGTTCATCTCACAACCAGTAACGGCTGCTTTCATGGCTGGCGGAGTGGCGGGTGCTGTGTCGAGAACGGTGGTGTCACCTCTCGAGCGCCTCAAGATTCTGTTCCAGGTCCAGAGCGCGGGGAGGGACGCATACAAGCTCAGTGTGGGCAAAGCGTTGATGAAgatgtggaaggaggagggctggCGCGGGTTTATGAGAGGCAATGGCACGAACTGCATCCGCATCGTGCCTTACTCGGCCGTCCAGTTTGGGAGCTACAATTTCTATAAGAGG AGGTTCTTCGAGAGACATCCCGACGACAGCCTGACGCCCCTGTCCCGCCTGACGTGCGGTGGCATTGCTGGTATTACCTCTGTTACTGTTACCTACCCGCTCGACATCGTGCGAACAAGACTCTCGATTCAGTCCGCGTCCTTTGCCGAGCTGGGTGAAAGACCAAAAAAGCTTCCGGGCATGTGGCAGACCATGGCGGTTATGTACAAGACTGAGGGTGGGTTTCCTGCCTTGTACAGGGGTATCGTTCCGACGGTAGCTGGTGTTGCGCCATAC GTCGGTCTGAACTTCATGGTCTACGAATATGTCCGGCAATACTTGACACTGGAAGGCGAGCAGAACCCCAGCCATGTTAGGAAACTGGCCGCTGGTGCGATCTCTGGCGCCGTTGCGCAGACATGCACATACCCATTGTAA
- a CDS encoding hypothetical protein (EggNog:ENOG503P9CS) has product MPFQKASENGWRQSRFYEPDRDVPDKPWLMLAVARLGPDQQAPHYPLAAFTADCTSGTFLTSCAKALRYFSDPLNYLGTRAEISLAYDFYNQPGPPWPNEGSSRAGHPEFPFIATCLAIAVTRKQTATNQNIGHWPLESVYHHFERALHRHMLVIDVSDPAKVRYGIYLHPSRLNRQALWPDGSPSSRPLSVVDFITGCAFVNERLYGGSVDEFTDEFKKASAITSRWKVMDVPTLHFGWPFKSSQKPLPPPSLRDQVFRTLVRGAAEMEDVDISVFEHVRAIPNFQNELRRYLIKHSANLGDHQPIAQLIALTVEGQEQLDLTPFNNLSAHSISIILGNRLGDTPIRAISLCTDTLKSSPPEVLEVLARFPTIQNLYFAKHPRQGDQLRSTELFVEMLKMPSSMTKKHILVADFLSTPLRSARHYGPIPIPSYQIPVDIFPVQHMFVRHQTYGLGRERFWPNYFPMGNLMLQPERFAAGFIQYILRSVQPGSTGVEASEKLFDFCSAPPALNGMNNDYQISQIPLESSAVPLRPGTSRRAEHVGDCWPLVRTLEPNSWIVLVSLHHNRITRDLESWTTRAHHATNWARYAFARMKPRVEMDRPPVQLPALDEIEVVGLREFLSITAPETDLGLVDVRLKELEEKAAIPRQQPLPSGVKRLSVMEREEAVGILRDFLNNVEMVKKNLWAFMKENDGELSPTWALAKEYGTVCG; this is encoded by the exons ATGCCGTTCCAAAAAGCCTCTGAGAACGGCTGGCGCCAGTCCAGATTTTATGAGCCTGATCGAGATGTTCCAGATAAACCCTGGCTCATGCTTGCTGTGGCCAGACTTGGCCCAGACCAACAAGCACCACATTACCCTCTGGCTGCCTTCACTGCTGACTGCACCTCAGGCACCTTCTTGACAAGCTGTGCCAAAGCTCTCCGCTATTTTTCAGATCCTTTGAATTATCTTGGAACACGGGCAGAGATATCTCTTGCCTACGACTTCTACAACCAGCCTGGACCGCCATGGCCGAACGAAGGATCGTCACGGGCTGGTCACCCAGAGTTTCCCTTCATTGCGACTTGTCTTGCTATCGCTGTCACCCGTAAACAAACGGCCACCAACCAAAACATTGGGCATTGGCCTCTGGAAAGCGTCTACCACCACTTTGAGCGCGCCCTCCATCGTCACATGCTTGTGATCGATGTGTCGGACCCGGCCAAGGTTCGATACGGCATTTATCTTCATCCGTCCCGCCTAAACCGTCAAGCTCTCTGGCCAGATGGCTCTCCCTCGTCAAGACCGCTATCAGTTGTCGATTTTATCACTGGGTGCGCTTTCGTGAACGAACGTTTGTATGGAGGCTCCGTTGATGAGTTTACCGATGAGTTTAAAAAGGCATCAGCAATCACCTCTCGATGGAAAGTAATGGATGTGCCAACGTTGCATT TTGGGTGGCCTTTTAAGTCGTCCCAGAAACCCCTTCCGCCACCATCTCTCCGTGACCAAGTATTCAGAACATTGGTTCGTGGTGCTGCCGAGATGGAAGATGTGGATATCTCTGTTTTTGAACACGTTCGGGCTATCCCCAACTTTCAGAATGAACTACGACGCTACTTGATCAAACATTCTGCGAATTTGGGCGACCATCAACCCATCGCGCAACTCATTGCCCTGACAGTAGAAGGACAGGAGCAACTCGACCTAACACCTTTCAACAATCTCTCGGCCCACTCTATTTCAATTATACTGGGCAATCGGTTGGGAGACACCCCCATTAGAGCCATCAGTCTTTGTACCGATACACTCAAAAGCAGCCCACCGGAAGTTCTTGAGGTCCTGGCGCGCTTTCCAACCATACAGAATCTGTATTTTGCCAAACACCCACGCCAAGGGGACCAACTGCGTAGCACCGAACTTTTCGTCGAGATGCTTAAAATGCCGTCTTCTATGACCAAAAAGCATATCCTAGTCGCAGACTTTCTGTCAACACCATTGCGATCGGCACGACACTACGGACCCATTCCCATACCTAGCTACCAGATTCCTGTCGACATATTCCCAGTCCAGCACATGTTTGTCAGACACCAGACGTACGGACTAGGCCGGGAACGCTTTTGGCCAAACTACTTCCCCATGGGCAACTTGATGCTTCAACCAGAGCGGTTCGCAGCCGGCTTCATCCAGTACATTCTGAGATCAGTACAACCCGGTTCCACCGGGGTCGAGGCCTCTGAAAAGCTCTTTGATTTCTGCTCCGCACCCCCAGCATTGAACGGCATGAACAACGACTACCAAATCAGCCAAATCCCGCTGGAGAGCTCCGCAGTGCCGCTCCGTCCCGGAACTAGCCGGAGAGCCGAACACGTCGGTGACTGCTGGCCACTTGTGCGCACCCTCGAGCCCAACAGCTGGATTGTTTTGGTCTCGTTACACCACAACCGCATCACGAGAGATCTGGAGAGCTGGACGACGCGTGCTCACCACGCTACCAACTGGGCGAGGTACGCGTTTGCCCGGATGAAACCGCGCGTCGAAATGGACCGACCGCCGGTGCAGCTGCCTGCTCTTGACGAAATCGAGGTGGTCGGCTTGAGGGAATTTCTGAGCATCACAGCTCCAGAAACCGACCTAGGTCTTGTGGATGTGAGACTGAAAGAGTtagaggagaaggcggctATTCCACGACAGCAGCCTTTGCCGAGTGGAGTGAAGAGGCTGTCTGTTATGGAGCgtgaggaggcggtgggtATCTTGAGGGACTTTTTGAATAACGTCgagatggtgaagaagaatCTCTGGGCTTTTATGAAGGAGAATGATGGTGAGTTGTCCCCCACCTGGGCTTTGGCTAAGGAATATGGGACTGTGTGTGGTTGA
- a CDS encoding hypothetical protein (EggNog:ENOG503NY99) yields the protein MDLTTFGRPEVLLYHSLSVITERLCTWEWDLFGLSEKHTTNYWGDQTRLNDQEVARYRQLSKDTLSWIGWDLWAKCDRQCKFDEICAIPTRPVVCAPGLPQGGSYFAHPPKLSEDEMLDFWRPKCINRADLDRGDGRGRDPIHQFPDVLPY from the exons ATGGACTTAACAACCTTCGGCCGGCCAGAGGTCCTTCTATATCACTCCCTCAGCGTCATCACGGAAAGGCTTTGCACATGGGAATGGGACCTCTTTGGTTTGAGTGAGAAACATACTACAAACTACTGGGGTGATCAAACTCGGCTCAACGATCAGGAAGTAGCACGATACAGACAGCTCAGCAAAGACACTCTGTCATGGATTGGGTGGGATCTGTGGGCAAAGTGTGACAGACAGTGCAAGTTTGAT GAGATCTGTGCAATCCCGACCCGGCCGGTTGTCTGTGCTCCGGGTTTGCCGCAGGGCGGAAGTTACTTTGCCCATCCGCCAAAGCTTTCAGAAGACGAGATGCTCGACTTCTGGAGACCAAAATGTATCAATCGAGCAGACCTTGATCGCGGGGACGGACGTGGAAGGGACCCAATCCATCAGTTTCCTGATGTCCTGCCGTACTAG
- the RPL18A gene encoding 60S ribosomal protein L18A (EggNog:ENOG503NXGM; COG:J), translating into MGIDLRKHHERSTHRKAPKSDNVYLKLLVKLYRFLARRTDAPFNKVVLRRLFMSRINRPPVSLSRIAANLKNGNDKKTIVVVGTVTDDNRLLTVPKTTIAALRFTATARARITAAGGQAITLDQLALEKPTGANTLLLRGPKNSREAFKHFGFGPHKHKKPYVASKGRKFERARGRRRSRGFKV; encoded by the exons ATGG GTATCGATCTCCGCAAGCACCACGAGCGGTCCACGCACCGCAAGGCCCCCAAGAGCGACAATGTCTACCTCAAGCTCTTGGTGAAGCTCTACCGCTTCTTGGCTC GCCGCACTGATGCCCCCTTCAACAAGGtcgtcctccgccgcctGTTCATGTCCCGCATCAACCGcccccccgtctccctctcGCGCATTGCGGCCAACCTTAAGAACGGCAACGACAAGAAGACcatcgttgttgttggtaCCGTCACTGACGACAACCGTCTCTTGACCGTCCCCAAGACCACCATTGCCGCTCTCCGcttcaccgccaccgcccgTGCCCGCATCACTGCTGCCGGCGGCCAGGCCATTACCCTTGACCAGCTGGCTCTGGAGAAGCCCACCGGtgccaacaccctcctcctccgtggCCCCAAGAACTCCCGTGAGGCCTTCAAGCACTTCGGCTTCGGTCCCCACAAGCACAAG AAGCCCTACGTCGCTTCCAAGGGCCGCAAGTTCGAGCGTGCCCGTGGTCGCAGAAGATCTCGTGGCTTCAAGGTCTAA
- the CEL6C gene encoding 1,4-beta-D-glucan cellobiohydrolase cel6c (COG:G; EggNog:ENOG503NVQJ; CAZy:GH6) yields MKITSSAAALALVASAVAAPSPTTQDKPTKRQAGCASAVSLNAQTNVFKQYTLHANNFYRKEIEELAIPNLSDPSLEAAARKVADTGSFVWLDTIANVDRLEPALAEVPCNEILGVVVYDLPGRDCAAKASNGELKVGELNRYKTEFIDRIASILKAHPNTAVALVIEPDSLPNLVTNSDVQACRNSAAGYRDGVAYALKTLNLPNVVQYIDAGHGGWLGWDANLKPGAEELAKAYKAAGSPKQFRGIATNVAGWNAWDLSPGEFSSASDAKYNSCQNERTYVNTFGQRLKAAGMPNHAIVDTGRSGVQGLRQEWGNWCNVDGAGFGRPPSADTGLELADAFVWVKPGGESDGTSDSSAVRYDSFCGKPDAFQPSPEAGAWHQEYFEMLLRNSNPSLL; encoded by the exons ATGAAGATCACCAGCTCCGCCGCCGCTCTGGCGCTCGTCGCCTCAGCCGTTGCCGCCCCTTCCCCGACCACCCAGGACAAGCCCACCAAGAGACAAGCTGGTTGCGCCTCGgccgtctccctcaacgcCCAGACCAACGTCTTCAAGCAGTACACCCTCCACGCCAACAACTTCTACCGCAAGGAGatcgaggagctcgccatccccaacctTTCCGACCCCTCCCTCGAGGCTGCCGCCCGCAAGGTTGCCGACACCGGTTCTTTCGTCTGGctcgacaccatcgccaaTGTTGACAGGCTCGAGCCCGCTCTCGCCGAGGTTCCTTGCAACGAGATCCTCGGTGTCGTCGTCTACGATCTTCCCGGCCGTGATTGCGCTGCCAAGGCTTCCAACGGTGAGCTGAAGGTTGGCGAGCTCAACAGGTACAAGACTGAGTTCATTGACC GCATCgcctccatcctcaaggCCCACCCCAACACCGCCGTCGCGCTCGTCATTGAACCCGATTCGCTCCCCAACCTGGTCACCAACTCCGACGTTCAGGCCTGCCGCAACTCGGCCGCCGGCTACCGCGACGGTGTCGCCTACGCGCTCAAGACGCTCAACCTTCCCAACGTCGTCCAGTACATCGACGCCGGCCACGGCGGCTGGCTCGGCTGGGacgccaacctcaagccCGGCGCCGAGGAGCTCGCCAAGGCCTACAAGGCCGCCGGCAGCCCCAAGCAGTTCCGTGGCATCGCCACCAACGTAGCCGGCTGGAACGCCTGGGACCTGTCCCCCGGCGAgttctcctccgcctccgacGCCAAGTACAACTCGTGCCAGAACGAGCGCACTTACGTCAACACCTTTGGCCAGCGCCTGAAGGCCGCCGGCATGCCCAACCACGCCATCGTCGACACTGGCCGCAGCGGTGTCCAGGGTCTCCGCCAGGAGTGGGGTAACTGGTGCAACGTCGACGGTGCCGGCTTCGGCCGTCCCCCCTCGGCCGACACCGGCCTCGAGCTGGCTGATGCCTTCGTCTGGGTCAAGCCCGGCGGTGAGTCGGATGGTACTTCCGATAGCTCGGCTGTTCGTTATGACAGCTTCTGCGGCAAGCCCGATGCCTTCCAGCCTTCGCCCGAGGCCGGTGCCTGGCACCAGGAGTACTTTGAGATGTTGCTTCGCAACTCTAACCCTTCCCTTCTTTAA
- the ARE2_2 gene encoding Sterol O-acyltransferase 2 (Sterol-ester synthase 2) (EggNog:ENOG503NXII; COG:I) yields the protein MTVLANGEDNGAMDSTVAFNGFHHGHNSGSEAARPGISSIESSTTTSEEEFGADLSLSRQKTVTAQSCRDDYQPSTPPSSFSQPTPSTPPLTPKFTTHVVKSEQNERKHHHLRHHKQFTTPIFTPSLTTFDRHNPLATSSPFFGFYTLFWMSVFLFVVKIGADNWREYGNVLGTHEILSTMFAPGKEVVVLGLADGVMCGLTGVGLVIQRGVVLRRGVNWDGSGWVVQHVWQTGFMAGVVGFTLWRGWPWTHTVFFVMHGVVMVMKMHSFGFYNGYLSGLWKRREGLKGRVERLEKGVITEGVASSVEKANNTATTTRRRHGEGEETDTLKEVNMLKSEIEALTEELKGKATDPSRAYPNNLTVWNHYEYIVFPTVVYELEYPRSNKINVYYALEKLVACFGIIFVMIMISQAFIYPVVMQTLEMKAQNMPLAERFKQFPWMLLDLIFPFMMEYLLVWYLIWETILNFLAEITYFADRSFYDAWWNCVSWDQFARDWNRPVHNFLLRHVYHSSISAFKVNRHTATLITFGLSACVHELVMWCIFKKLRGYLLVLQMCQLPLVRLSRTRWLKNRATLGNMIFWLGIFTGPSVLCSLYLIL from the exons ATGACGGTGCTAGCCAACGGTGAGGATAACGGTGCGATGGATTCGACGGTGGCATTTAACGGCTTTCATCATGGCCACAACTCCGGGTCGGAGGCGGCTCGGCCGGGGATATCGTCGATTGAGAGCTCGACTACTACgagtgaggaggagtttggggcGGATTTATCGCTTTCGAGGCAGAAGACGGTTACTGCGCAGTCTTGTCGCGATGACTACCAGCCgtcgacaccaccatcgtcgTTTTctcaaccaacaccatcgacgCCACCCCTCACACCTAAGTTTACTACCCATGTCGTCAAATCAGAGCAAAATGAGAGGAAACACCATCACCTTCGCCACCACAAACAATTCACCACCCCGATCTTCACCCCCTCGTTGACAACATTTGACCGGCACAATCCCCTCGCCACCTCGTCCCCGTTCTTCGGATTTTACACCCTGTTTTGGATGTCGGTTTTTTTGTTCGTGGTCAAGATTGGGGCGGATAACTGGAGGGAATATGGCAATGTGCTTGGGACGCATGAGATCCTGTCGACGATGTTTGCTCctgggaaggaggtggtggtgttgggtctGGCGGACGGGGTGATGTGTGGGTTGACTGGGGTTGGCTTAGTTATACaacggggggtggtgttgaggaggggggtgaattGGGATGGGTCCGGGTGGGTGGTTCAGCATGTTTGGCAGACGGGGTTTatggctggggtggtgggttttactctttggagggggtggccgTGGACGCATAcggttttttttgttatgcatggggttgtgatggtgatgaagatgcaTAGTTTTGGGTTTTATAATGGTTATTTGTCTGggttgtggaagaggagggaggggctGAAGGgcagggtggagaggttggaaaagggggtgatAACTGAGGGAGTTGCTAGCTCTGTTGAGAAGGCGAATAAcaccgcaacaacaactcgAAGACGGcatggggaaggggaagaaacTGATACGCTCAAGGAAGTCAACATGCTCAAAAGTGAAATCGAGGCTCTTACTGAGGAGctcaagggcaaggcaaCAGATCCGTCGAGGGCATACCCGAATAACCTCACCGTCTGGAACCACTACGAGTACATTGTCTTCCCGACGGTGGTCTACGAACTCGAATACCCCCGCTCCAACAAAATCAACGTCTACTACGCCCTCGAGAAACTGGTCGCCTGCTTCGGCATCATCTTTGTCATGATCATGATCTCCCAGGCCTTTATCTACCCGGTCGTGATGCAGACTCTGGAGATGAAGGCGCAGAACATGCCCCTGGCCGAACGGTTCAAGCAGTTTCCCTGGATGCTGCTGGACCTGATCTTCCCGTTCATGATGGAGTACCTGCTGGTGTGGTATCTGATCTGGGAGACCATCTTGAACTTTTTAGCCGAGATCACGTACTTTGCCGACAGGAGCTTCTATGATGCGTGGTGGAACTGTGTGAGCTGGGATCAGTTTGCGAGGGACTGGAACAGGCCGGTGCATAATTTCCTGCTGAGGCATGTTTATCATAGCTCCATCTCGGCGTTCAAGGTCAACAGGCATACGGCGACGCTGATTACGTTTGGGCTGTCGGCTTGTGTGCATGAGCTGGTGATGTGGTGTATTTTCAAGAAGTTGAGGGGGTacttgttggtgttgcagaTGTGCCAGTTGCCG ttggtgaggttgagtaGGACTAGATGGCTCAAGAATAGAGCAACGCTTGGGAATATGATATTCTGGCTGGGGATATTCACTGGGCCGAGTGTGCTGTGTAGTCTGTATCTAATTCTGTAA
- a CDS encoding hypothetical protein (COG:A; EggNog:ENOG503P5UX) produces MSRNGTTLYVTGFSHGTRARDLAYEFERYGRLVRCDIPAPRSASSRLFAFVEYEDRRDADDAYHDMHNKRIGRDDILKIEWARTPPSASWRFDRNERDGRPRRSSPRRRSPSPRRSTRDYSPRKDDRRERDRDRDYDRDRRDTRDRSRSPDRERDRDVKEDRDREDRDRRENGTNGDDRKALDSPERAAHDDLDIAE; encoded by the exons atgtcTCGCAACGGCACTACCCTCTACGTGACCGGTTTCAGCCACGGAACTCGCGCGCGCGACCTCGCGTACGAATTCGAGCG ATATGGACGTCTTGTCCGTTGTGACATTCCGGCTCCTCGCTCTGCCTCCAGCAGACT CTTCGCTTTCGTCGAGTACGAGGACCGCCGTGACGCGGACGACGCGTATCATGATATGCACAACAAGCGCATTGGCCGTGATGACATCTTGAAGATTGAG TGGGCTCGCACTCCCCCCTCTGCTTCGTGGAGATTCGACCGCAACGAGCGTGATGGCCGCCCTCGCCGTTCTTctccccgccgccgctcTCCCAGTCCTAGACGCAGCACCCGTGACTACTCTCCCAGAAAGGATGACCGCCGGGAGCGTGATCGCGATAGAGACTACGACCGCGACCGCCGTGACACCCGTGATCGTTCTCGCAGCCCTGATCG TGAGCGGGATCGTGATGTCAAGGAAGACCGCGACCGTGAAGACCGTGACCGCCGCGAGAATGGCACTAACGGTGATGACAGAAAAG CCCTGGACAGCCCTGAACGTGCCGCCCACGACGATCTCGATATTGCCGAGTAA
- a CDS encoding hypothetical protein (EggNog:ENOG503PMW8; COG:S), with protein MAPAEIGPHITDTYRLRLVTAGHFRPQRASSPQQIHHITWPKNIRISTNHRSTRLTLIMPDPDDGSPSVDSPSPAPVPNDNVTTTTTTTPRVASPKGPRRRAPNRTVEGGPPACVKCHGFKMRCIRQPDQKDCNRCINAKIECVPREPGSVGRPRLPRPPGWKRSHYKKGRRLGDQLVQSTSQAAEDLDPESSSPSNSTEATPPEPTSLAKSSAPARYGGPIIGLAGYNALLPNFDDLPHDSSAAAANARGSIYTESTFRAPQQPQPPLHPLFRSTQTPPEPQPSPQPRQQQPTAYAPADQDPIEQLTRLQLQIYQHHTLAKKNEPSIRKDGTKPTGTEPLDTSWINPLFQSASLFHTILSSFAASPPDTATFLMIISIYNRLLQTFDLLADCIQRYIWWHGICGSPMVQDDKDFISGLSDSVVVTIGGVEVPRSVKGSKVALIDTTRAVHYLTFGLMEKIWGVLDGWVGGEDMVVKKGAMEGVGRLEEKVRENFVRTRWRKMPERGINRLKKGRVRVAKQHLKVLLVPGTGLGRRLEGIGLAAEAVITNSRAIGSTIRLTAGLDPDEGISQLEAGVGRGGTAEAGTVDVAPVTPLLAETLDTAAASVDDGVVGHAGGLQALAKGVDVSALVLARVVLGVGGGGELAGGQVPGVPAGYVGGDATELLGAAGGLVGLGELLGAGLEVGVPAEPAAVAGVDVLDDVGKVERLERVGDTVAVAGGRVAAGLNVGVGDQVGERIGFNDERDGGVGVGLEDGGDALTQLLVPVELANLQLTVGSLGSAITAGKIVDDDTEDLVARNLGESGLEPVNIGDGVEPDERTGVGNLAGGSLEGGVGKVGDGELLDLLAVEVVGVEGVLLEDVGLGVEGDGRGATSLSLGGLVLGGRGRGGNG; from the exons ATGGCACCAGCTGAAATCGGCCCGCATATTACGGATACCTATCGCTTACGGCTAGTGACAGCCGGACATTTCCGCCCACAGCGGGCAAGCAGTCCTCAACAAATCCACCACATCACATGGCCAAAAAACATCCGGATAAGCACAAATCACCGAAGTACAcgcctcaccctcatcatgcCCGATCCTGATGATGGCAGCCCCTCAGTGGACAGCCCATCACCGGCACCCGTCCCAAATGACAAcgtgacaacaacaaccacaacaaccccaaggGTCGCGTCGCCAAAGGGCCCGAGGAGACGTGCTCCAAACCGAACAGTTGAAGGTGGTCCACCCGCCTGTGTCAAGTGTCATGGATTCAAGATGCGCTGCATCCGCCAACCAGATCAAAAAGATTGCAACCGATGTATCAATGCCAAAATTGAGTGTGTTCCCCGCGAGCCTGGCTCGGTAGGAAGGCCACGACTGCCTCGGCCGCCcgggtggaagaggagtcACTACAAAAAAGGCCGGCGACTTGGCGATCAACTTGTGCAATCAACCTCACAAGCAGCTGAAGACCTTGATCCAGAATCATCCTCACCTTCAAATTCAACCGAGGCCACACCCCCAGAACCAACAAGCCTAGCCAAGAGCTCAGCACCAGCTCGATATGGTGGTCCCATCATCGGACTAGCAGGCTACAACGCTCTCTTGCCCAACTTTGATGACCTCCCCCATGACAGCTCGGCCGCTGCCGCCAACGCTCGTGGAAGTATCTACACAGAAAGCACCTTCAGAgcccctcaacaaccacaaccgccgCTTCACCCATTGTTCCGTTCAACTCAGACCCCTCCtgaaccccaaccctcacctcaacctcgacaacaacaacctacTGCTTACGCACCAGCAGACCAAGACCCAATAGAACAACTCACCCGCCTCCAGCTACAAATctaccaacaccacaccctAGCCAAGAAGAACGAGCCCTCCATAAGAAAAGACGGCACCAAACCAACCGGCACTGAACCACTCGACACATCCTGGATCAACCCCCTCTTTCAATCAGCCTCCCTTTTCCACACCATCCTCTCTTCCTTTGCCGCATCTCCGCCTGATACAGcaaccttcttgatgatAATCTCAATCTACAACCGCCTCTTGCAAACGTTTGACCTTTTGGCGGATTGTATACAACGCTACATATGGTGGCACGGCATCTGTGGCTCGCCTATGGTGCAAGATGACAAGGATTTTATCAGCGGGCTGAGCGATTCGGTGGTTGTTACGAtagggggggtggaggtgccgcGGAGTGTGAAGGGGAGTAAGGTGGCGCTTATAGACACGACGAGGGCGGTACATTACTTGACTTTTGGACTGATGGAGAAAATTTGGGGGGTGTtagatgggtgggtgggaggggaggatatggtggtgaagaagggggcaatggagggggtggggaggttggaggagaaggtgagggagaatTTTGTGCGGACTAGATGGAGGAAGATGCCGGAGCGAGG CATCAATCGCTTAAAGAAGGGAAGGGTTAGAGTTGCGAAGCAACATCTCAAAGTACTCCTGGTGCCAGGCACCGGCCTCGGGCGAAGGCTGGAAGGCATCGGGCTTGCCGCAGAAGCTGTCATAACGAACAGCCGAGCTATCGGAAGTACCATCCGACTCACCGCCGGGCTTGACCCAGACGAAGGCATCAGCCAGCTCGAGGCCGGTGTCGGCCGAGGGGGGACGGCCGAAGCCGGCACCGTCGACGTTGCACCAGTTACCCCACTCCTGGCGGAGACCCTGGACACCGCTGCGGCCAGTGTCGACGATGGCGTGGTTGGGCATGCCGGCGGCCTTCAGGCGCTGGCCAAAGGTGTTGACGTAAGTGCGCTCGTTCTGGCACGAGTTGTACTTGGCgtcggaggcggaggagaacTCGCCGGGGGACAGGTCCCAGGCGTTCCAGCCGGCTACGTTGGTGGCGATGCCACGGAACTGCTTGGGGCTGCCGGCGGCCTTGTAGGCCTTGGCGAGCTCCTCGGCGCCGggcttgaggttggcgtCCCAGCCGAGCCAGCCGCCGTGGCCGGCGTCGATGTACTGGACGACGTTGGGAAGGTTGAGCGTCTTGAGCGCGTAGGCGACACCGTCGCGGTAGCCGGCGGCCGAGTTGCGGCAGGCCTGAACGTCGGAGTTGGTGACCAGGTTGGGGAGCGAATCGGGTTCAATGACGAGCGCGACGGCGGTGTTGGGGTGGGccttgaggatggaggcGATGCCTTGACACAGCT TCTTGTACCTGTTGAGCTCGCCAACCTTCAGCTCACCGTTGGAAGCCTTGGCAGCGCAATCACGGCCGGGAAGATCGTAGACGACGACACCGAGGATCTCGTTGCAAGGAACCTCGGCGAGAGCGGGCTCGAGCCTGTCAACAttggcgatggtgtcgagCCAGACGAAAGAACCGGTGTCGGCAACCTTGCGGGCGGCAGCCTCGAGGGAGGGGTCGGAAaggttggggatggcgagctcctcgatCTCCTTGCGGTAGAAGTTGTTGGCGTGGAGGGTGTACTGCTTGAAGACGTTGGTCTGGgcgttgagggagacggcCGAGGCGCAACCAGCTTGTCTCTTGGTGGGCTTGTCCTGGGTGGTCGGGGAAGGGGCGGCAACGGCTGA